A DNA window from Brassica napus cultivar Da-Ae chromosome C1, Da-Ae, whole genome shotgun sequence contains the following coding sequences:
- the LOC106372717 gene encoding vacuole membrane protein KMS1, whose product MGSAAVASSSSSDAAISALREKHEKEVENLTLTSQPLSTLSLFVEATVLYFKRSVLYLLAHGGWFMLLTTLLVAFGVLLVTVDGPHGKHVEEVSEYVRYSLWWIALGVASSIGLGSGLHTFVLYLGPHIALFTLKATQCGRIDLKYAPYDTIQFKRVPSWLEKSCSEFGPPLIVSAAGSRVPLTSILPQVQLEAILWGIGTALGELPPYFISRAASLSGSTVDGMEELEASSSEDSGFMAANLNRVKRWLLTHSQHLNFFTVFVLASVPNPLFDLAGIMCGQFGIPFWEFFLATLIGKAIIKTHIQTIFIICVCNNQLLDWMENEMIWILSHVPGLADVLPGLIAKLHAMKEKYIDVSPPVPSHIKVKKWDFSFASIWNGIVWLMLLNFFVKIVTATAQRHLKKKQEKEVAALTHSD is encoded by the exons ATGGGATCCGCCGCTGTAgcgagttcttcttcttctgatgctGCCATCTCAG CTCTGCGTGAGAAGCATGAGAAGGAAGTAGAGAATCTAACACTGACCTCACAACCTTTGAGTACATTGAGCTTGTTTGTTGAGGCTACTGTTCTGTACTTCAAGCGATCGGTATTGTATCTGCTTGCTCATGGAGGTTGGTTCATGCTTCTGACCACTTTGTTGGTGGCATTTGGAGTTTTGCTTGTGACTGTTGATGGACCTCATGGAAAA CATGTTGAAGAAGTATCAGAGTATGTCCGATACAGCTTATGGTGGATAGCACTTGGCGTCGCCTCTTCTATTGGTCTTG GATCTGGCCTCCACACTTTTGTTCTCTATTTGGGTCCGCACATTGCGTTGTTCACTCTTAAAGCAACCCAATGTGGCCGTATTGATCTGAAATATGCACCATATGATACCATACAGTTTAAACGAGTTCCCTCGTGGCTCGAGAAGTCTTGTTCAGAATTTGGTCCTCCTCTAATAGTATCAGCTGCTGGATCTCGTGTTCCACTAACCAGCATATTACCACAAGTCCAGCTGGAAGCGATTCTATGGGGTATTGGGACAGCTCTTGGGGAGCTTCCTCCATATTTCATCTCAAGGGCAG CTAGTCTTTCTGGGAGCACAGTGGATGGAATGGAAGAGTTAGAAGCTTCATCATCTGAAGATAGTGGATTTATGGCGGCTAACTTGAACCGCGTTAAGCGTTGGCTATTAACACATTCACAGCACTTGAACTTCTTTACCGTCTTTGTTCTTGCTTCG GTCCCAAATCCTCTGTTTGACCTCGCTGGAATAATGTGTGGACAGTTTGGCATTCCATTTTGGGAATTCTTTCTGGCCACTTTAATCGGAAAGGCGATCATTAAAACTCATATACAG ACAATATTTATCATATGTGTCTGTAATAACCAACTGCTGGATTGGATGGAGAACGAGATGATTTGGATACTAAGTCATGTACCTGGTTTGGCTGATGTATTGCCTGGACTCATCGCCAAACTCCACGCCATGAAAGAAAAGTATATTGACGTGTCACCTCCTGTTCCATCTCATATCAAG GTGAAAAAATGGGATTTTTCGTTTGCGTCGATCTGGAACGGGATAGTGTGGCTAATGCTCCTCAACTTCTTCGTGAAGATTGTGACAGCAACTGCACAGAGACACttgaagaagaagcaagagaaaGAAGTAGCTGCTTTGACTCATTCTGATTGA
- the LOC106370761 gene encoding primary amine oxidase 1: MKIRILTLIFLLQCVFNLGLHFHPLDPLTPQEINKTSFIVKKSHLGTLKDLTFHYLDLEEPNKTHVLQWLSSKKPPQPPRRRSLVVVRAGGQTHELIIDLTSGKIASSRIYTGHGFPSFTFIELFKASKLPLTYPSFKKSILDRSLNISEVSCIPFSVGWYGETITRREVKASCFYRDGSVNVFTRPIEGITITIDVDSMKVVKYSDRFRKPIPDKEGNDFRTKHKPFPFSCNVSDTGFKILGNKIKWANWKFHVGFTARAGITISTASVLDTRTKRFRRVMYRGHLSETFVPYMDPTYDWYFRTFMDIGEFGFGRSAVNLQPLIDCPQNAASLDGYVAGPDGAAQRMSNVMCVFEKNGYGASFRHTEINVPGQVITSGEADISLVVRMVATLGNYDYIVDWEFKKNGAIRVGVDLTGVLEVKATSYTSNEQITKNTYGTLVAKNTIAINHDHYLTYYLDLDIDGNGNSLVKAKLKTVRVTDVHNKTSSPRKSYWTVVKETAKTEADGRVRLGSEAVELLIVNPQKKTKIGNTVGYRLIPEHLPVTSLLTDDDYPEIRASYTKYPVWVTAYNRSEKWAGGFYSDRSRGDDGLAVWSSRNREIENKDIVMWYNVGFHHIPYQEDFPVMPTLHGGFTLRPSNFFDNDPLIA; this comes from the exons ATGAAGATACGAATACTTACCCTAATTTTTCTCCTACAATGTGTTTTCAACCTTGGCCTACATTTCCACCCACTCGATCCCTTAACCCCCCAAGAAATCAACAAAACAAGCTTCATCGTCAAGAAATCTCATCTAGGCACTCTCAAAGATCTCACATTTCACTACCTCGATCTCGAAGAACCAAACAAGACCCACGTTCTCCAGTGGTTATCCTCCAAAAAACCACCACAACCACCACGCCGTCGCTCACTCGTGGTGGTTCGAGCCGGTGGTCAAACCCACGAGCTCATCATCGACCTAACCTCCGGAAAAATCGCATCCTCACGCATCTACACAGGCCATGGCTTCCCTTCATTCACATTCATAGAGCTGTTCAAAGCAAGCAAGCTTCCTCTAACGTACCCTTCCTTCAAGAAATCGATTCTTGATCGATCCCTAAACATCTCAGAGGTTTCGTGCATCCCCTTCTCCGTTGGTTGGTACGGAGAAACCATCACGAGACGAGAGGTCAAAGCCTCTTGCTTTTACCGAGACGGATCGGTTAATGTCTTCACAAGACCCATCGAAGGAATCACCATAACAATAGACGTTGACTCAATGAAAGTCGTGAAATACTCCGACAGATTCAGAAAGCCGATACCTGATAAAGAAGGTAACGACTTTCGGACCAAACACAAACCGTTCCCGTTCTCTTGCAACGTCTCCGACACAGGGTTCAAGATTCTAggcaataaaataaaatgggcTAACTGGAAATTCCACGTCGGATTTACCGCTAGAGCGGGGATAACCATATCGACGGCTTCGGTTCTTGACACAAGAACCAAAAGGTTCAGAAGAGTGATGTACAGAGGACACTTGTCAGAAACTTTTGTTCCGTACATGGACCCAACATACGATTGGTACTTCCGTACGTTCATGGACATAGGAGAGTTCGGTTTCGGGAGATCGGCGGTTAACTTGCAGCCACTCATCGACTGCCCGCAAAACGCGGCGTCTTTGGATGGATACGTGGCGGGACCTGACGGGGCAGCTCAGAGGATGAGCAATGTGATGTGTGTCTTTGAGAAGAATGGTTATGGTGCTTCTTTTAGACACACCGAGATTAATGTTCCAGGACAAGTG ataactAGTGGCGAAGCTGATATAAGTTTAGTGGTTAGGATGGTGGCAACACTCGGAAACTATGATTACATCGTTGATTGGGAATTTAAAAAGAATGGAGCCATCAGAGTTGGG GTGGATTTGACTGGAGTTTTGGAAGTCAAAGCAACATCATACACTTCGAACGAGCAGATAACGAAGAACACTTATGGGACACTAGTGGCTAAAAACACCATTGCCATTAACCACGACCATTACCTGACGTACTACTTAGATCTTGATATTGACGGTAACGGCAATTCCTTAGTGAAAGCCAAACTAAAAACGGTAAGAGTAACCGACGTTCATAACAAAACCTCTTCTCCGAGGAAGAGTTATTGGACGGTCGTGAAAGAGACGGCAAAAACGGAAGCTGACGGAAGAGTTCGGCTGGGTTCAGAAGCGGTTGAGCTGCTAATAGTTAACCCACAAAAGAAGACGAAAATAGGAAATACAGTTGGTTACCGGTTGATACCGGAACATTTACCGGTAACTTCGCTTTTAACGGACGATGATTACCCGGAGATTAGAGCGTCGTACACAAAATATCCGGTTTGGGTAACGGCTTATAACCGGTCAGAGAAATGGGCGGGTGGGTTTTACAGCGATAGGAGCCGTGGAGATGACGGCTTAGCTGTATGGAGTAGCAG GAATAGAGAGATAGAGAACAAAGACATAGTGATGTGGTACAATGTTGGGTTTCATCACATTCCATACCAAGAGGACTTTCCAGTAATGCCAACTCTTCACGGTGGATTCACTCTTCGACCTTCTAATTTCTTCGACAACGATCCGTTAATCGCGTAA
- the LOC106372716 gene encoding protein PAT1 homolog 2, with protein sequence MERSDSRDLYYNLARASSSSNNNSTLFDASQYEFFGQSLEEVELGGLDDDDAASVLGHADDGDGYHLFDKREGAGLGSLSEMDDLATTFAKLNRVVSGPKHPGVIGDRGSGSFSRESSSATDWTQDNEFTSWLDQQTLEEQAHEPSWSSQPQQPSANSNSLHRTSSYPQQQAQLQHYNSEPIIVQESTFTSFPTPGNRSQISSPSHIHRAPSLPGSSQLNLPAPNSAFHLSGLSHGPPHYNSNLARYASCGPTLGNTVQPPHWVTDPGLLLHGDRSGLLHSLVQQQQQQLQLPPRNGFTSQQLISLQQRQSLAHLAALQSQLYSSCPSPSRQEVREHKHKPSHRSRKNRSGGGLSQQASLSSQKSETGLQFRSKYMTSEEIESILKMQHSNSHSSDPYVNDYYHQARLTKTSSGSRAKTQFCPSHLKDHQSRSSRNSSSSDQQQPQVHVDALGKITLPHVCRPRALLEVDSPPGSRHHLEQEPLVAARVTIEDAFGVLIDIVDLDRTLQCNRPQDGGSQLMRKRQLLLEGLATSLQLVDPFSKTGQKTKDDIVFLRIATLPKGKKLLTKYLQLLVPGTEIARVVCMAVFRHLRFLFGAAASETVANLANAVTVCVQAMDLRALSGCLAAVVCSSEQPPLRPIGSPSGDGASVVLVSLLERAAEVVKNSNDGLWRASFDEFFSLLTKYCRSKYETIHGQKQENAAADVLEVAIKREMPAELLRASLRHTSEDQRNFLLNFGRKGSSPPVSELKTGARGGQVSSESVRA encoded by the exons ATGGAGAGATCTGATTCTAGAGATCTTTACTACAACTTAGCTCGAGCTTCTTCATCTA GTAATAATAATAGTACACTCTTTGACGCATCTCAATATGAGTTCTTTGGTCAAAGTCTTGAAGAAGTTGAATTGGGAGgtcttgatgatgatgatgccgCTTCTGTTCTCGGGCATGCCGATGATGGTGATGGGTATCACCTGTTTGATAAAAGAGAG GGTGCAGGTTTGGGATCATTGTCTGAAATGGATGATCTTGCCACAACTTTTGCTAAG CTGAACAGAGTTGTTTCCGGGCCCAAACACCCTGGAGTAATTGGTGATAGAGGATCAGGTTCTTTTTCAAGGGAAA GTTCCTCTGCTACAGATTGGACGCAGGATAATGAGTTCACAAGCTGGTTGGACCAGCAGACGCTTGAAGAGCAAGCACACGAACCTAGCTGGTCTTCACAGCCACAACAACCTTCAGCTAACTCAAACTCTTTGCACAGAACATCCTCATATCCTCAGCAGCAAGCACAACTGCAGCATTACAATAGCGAACCGATCATTGTACAAGAGTCTACCTTCACCTCTTTTCCTACGCCTGGAAACAGATCTCAAATATCTTCACCGAGCCATATCCATCGCGCTCCTTCTCTCCCTGGTAGTAGCCAGCTGAACCTCCCTGCACCAAACTCTGCTTTCCATCTCTCAGGATTGTCACACGGACCGCCACACTACAACAGTAACTTGGCTAGATATGCCTCATGTGGTCCTACTCTTGGCAACACGGTGCAACCTCCTCACTGGGTTACTGACCCTGGCCTTCTTCTGCACGGTGATCGCTCCGGATTGTTACACAGTCTAGTtcaacagcagcagcagcagctgcAGCTTCCTCCTCGTAACGGTTTTACATCACAGCAGCTGATCTCGCTTCAGCAGAGACAATCTCTAGCTCATCTCGCCGCGTTACAGTCCCAGCTCTACAGCTCATGCCCCTCCCCATCGCGTCAAGAAGTAAGGGAACACAAACATAAGCCCTCTCATAGGAGCCGCAAAAACAGAAGTGGAGGAGGCCTCTCCCAACAGGCATCTCTCTCCAGCCAGAAAAGCGAAACCGGACTTCAGTTCAGATCAAAGTACATGACGTCAGAAGAGATAGAGAGTATCCTCAAGATGCAGCATTCAAACTCACACAGCAGTGACCCTTACGTCAACGATTATTACCACCAAGCTCGACTAACCAAAACGTCCTCCGGGTCTAGAGCAAAGACTCAGTTCTGCCCTTCTCATCTAAAAGACCACCAATCTCGCTCGTCCCGTAACAGTAGCAGCTCAGATCAGCAACAACCGCAAGTCCACGTGGATGCTCTTGGAAAGATCACTCTTCCTCACGTTTGCAGGCCACGCGCTTTACTAGAGGTTGACTCTCCTCCTGGCTCTCGTCATCATCTGGAGCAGGAGCCTCTTGTTGCAGCTAGAGTCACCATCGAAGATGCTTTTGGAGTTCTGATCGATATAGTTGACCTTGATAGGACTCTCCAGTGCAACCGTCCGCAAGACGGTGGCTCTCAGCTCATGAGAAAGCGTCAGCTCCTCTTAGAAGGCTTAGCGACCTCTCTCCAACTCGTTGATCCCTTCAGCAAAACCGGTCAGAAAACCAAAGACGACATCGTCTTTCTACGCATAGCGACTCTTCCCAAGGGGAAGAAACTGCTCACAAAGTATCTACAGCTTCTTGTCCCCGGCACTGAGATCGCTAGGGTTGTCTGCATGGCTGTGTTTCGCCACCTCAGGTTTTTATTCGGTGCCGCTGCGTCAGAGACGGTAGCTAACCTTGCTAACGCGGTTACTGTCTGTGTCCAAGCGATGGATCTCCGAGCGCTGAGTGGTTGTCTTGCGGCTGTTGTCTGTTCTTCAGAGCAGCCGCCTCTCCGTCCGATAGGAAGCCCTTCTGGGGATGGAGCGTCTGTTGTGTTGGTGTCTCTTCTCGAGAGAGCTGCTGAAGTAGTGAAAAACTCGAATGATGGACTGTGGAGAGCCTCGTTTGATGAGTTCTTCTCGCTTCTTACCAAATATTGTAGGAGTAAGTATGAGACGATACATGGGCAGAAGCAGGAGAATGCAGCAGCTGATGTGTTGGAGGTAGCTATAAAGAGGGAGATGCCTGCTGAGCTTTTACGCGCGAGCCTGCGTCATACGAGTGAAGACCAGCGGAACTTTTTGCTGAACTTTGGTCGGAAAGGTTCTTCACCGCCTGTGAGCGAGTTGAAAACCGGTGCAAGGGGTGGCCAGGTTAGCTCTGAGTCTGTCAGGGCTTAA
- the LOC106372715 gene encoding 60S ribosomal protein L27-3, which yields MVKFLKQNKAVILLQGRYAGKKAVIIRSFDDGNRERPYGHCLVAGLKKYPSKVIRKDSAKKTAKKSRVKCFIKVVNYQHLMPTRYTLDVDLKEVATLEALSSKDKKVAALKEAKAKLEERFKTGKNRWFFTKLRF from the coding sequence ATGGTGAAGTTCTTGAAGCAGAACAAGGCAGTGATCCTCCTCCAAGGCCGATACGCCGGGAAGAAGGCGGTGATCATCCGTTCCTTCGACGACGGAAACCGCGAGCGTCCTTACGGGCACTGCCTCGTTGCCGGGCTCAAGAAGTACCCCAGCAAGGTCATCCGCAAGGACTCAGCGAAGAAGACGGCGAAGAAATCTAGGGTTAAGTGTTTCATCAAGGTCGTCAACTACCAGCATCTGATGCCTACGCGTTACACCCTCGATGTGGATCTCAAGGAAGTCGCGACCCTCGAGGCTCTGTCTTCAAAGGACAAGAAGGTCGCTGCTCTCAAGGAGGCTAAGGCTAAGCTCGAGGAGCGTTTCAAGACCGGGAAGAACAGATGGTTCTTTACCAAACTCAGGTTCTGA